In the genome of Sorangium aterium, one region contains:
- a CDS encoding S1 family peptidase: MRAPSTAMLRSNDKRGRQTPAAPQEEWPPGRPDADGRVDVETAQRIVKDAVVQAMRREEKALALVRAKADDARRKVSRHNLLLGLGVAAALVAVAVASVVTYRSRRAADALAREVGLGIAPAARPSGAIPEQVLSGRAIFEQNRLALYVMGYKVDNRIGGCCSAFAIAPDLLATNAHCVRDCRARGGTSIVTQNDSMGKVRFPIVAMSAHPAYKPGQAGAGSPDVALLRIAGKATHTVKLANDAELRAIGPGDDAYVIGFPGRLMDPLSPSATFLQGRIGRVTGIDEEATTPDRAVLIQHDAVTRGGNSGSPIFNQYGHVIGIHAAHIDDEDDVTIDGRKATVTQSSPFRIGMRIDLLKGVPAP; this comes from the coding sequence GTGCGCGCGCCTTCCACCGCGATGCTGCGCAGCAACGACAAGCGCGGCCGGCAGACGCCGGCCGCCCCGCAGGAAGAGTGGCCCCCCGGGCGCCCCGACGCGGACGGCCGCGTCGACGTCGAGACCGCGCAGCGCATCGTCAAGGATGCCGTCGTGCAGGCGATGCGGCGCGAGGAGAAGGCGCTCGCGCTCGTGCGCGCCAAGGCGGACGACGCGAGGCGCAAGGTGTCGCGCCACAACCTGCTCCTCGGGCTGGGCGTCGCCGCGGCGCTCGTCGCCGTGGCGGTGGCGTCCGTGGTCACGTACCGGTCGCGCCGGGCGGCCGACGCGCTGGCGCGCGAGGTCGGCCTCGGGATCGCGCCCGCGGCGCGCCCGTCGGGCGCGATCCCGGAGCAGGTGCTCTCGGGGCGCGCCATCTTCGAGCAGAACAGGCTGGCGCTCTACGTGATGGGCTACAAGGTGGACAACCGCATCGGCGGTTGCTGCTCGGCGTTCGCCATCGCGCCCGATCTGCTCGCGACGAACGCTCACTGCGTCCGCGACTGCCGCGCCCGCGGCGGCACCTCGATCGTCACGCAGAACGACTCGATGGGGAAGGTCCGCTTCCCCATCGTCGCGATGTCGGCCCACCCGGCGTACAAGCCGGGGCAGGCGGGCGCCGGCTCGCCGGACGTCGCCCTGCTCCGGATAGCCGGCAAGGCGACGCACACGGTGAAGCTCGCGAACGACGCCGAGCTGCGGGCCATCGGGCCGGGCGACGACGCCTACGTCATCGGCTTCCCTGGTCGCCTGATGGACCCGCTGAGCCCCTCGGCGACGTTCCTGCAGGGCCGCATCGGGCGCGTGACCGGCATCGACGAGGAGGCGACGACGCCGGACCGAGCCGTCCTGATCCAGCACGACGCGGTCACGCGCGGGGGCAACAGCGGGAGCCCCATCTTCAACCAGTACGGGCACGTCATCGGCATCCACGCGGCGCACATCGACGACGAGGACGACGTCACGATCGACGGCCGGAAGGCGACGGTGACGCAGAGCTCGCCGTTCCGCATCGGGATGCGGATCGATCTGCTGAAGGGGGTCCCCGCGCCGTGA
- a CDS encoding Stp1/IreP family PP2C-type Ser/Thr phosphatase — MSDQTVRETPTEALEVEGLPGAASAGTDSSSHAGKALHDSPHGAASLEPGKAGSVEAGKPVNWKPPPPKTRPAANAAQKAGIAVKPVKAPSASSPEKVGRKLPPPPRVRLTAGGSREEDADGSTTRSDDLGDAVTPDAPPAAAQAHASLAAASYDGAFDETPAAEAAHGGGAAGRFAGEAPGAGEPDEGGQRPDGMDGAATPPDEPRRPEVVLRLFGRTDVGQVREHNEDNFIVADLTNASRGLMEMDRYQVVGERGALLGVCDGMGGAAAGEVASQLAVDIIYQRMSAAGPPENHDELAARLVQSIEAAGLRIFSEAKLDRTRRGMGTTSTIAALMDDHLFLGQVGDSRAYVLRGDRLVQVTRDQSLVNQLIEAGQLTEEEAETFEHNNIILQALGTADSVQVDLTFVELRRGDTLMLCSDGLSGMVRNEEIREVLRTVDDPIEACKVLTDRANQAGGHDNITVVVAKFDGDGLAPPELEDIEDLRYQKYALPEHLLAQNAAASEPARKVKELDEKKISQRPPSPKSWLSSSADSDVDDDGDDYDHVASPLPADDALDERNARAPVQGDEPIMIPTDGAPQWLVILMIVSAVACVTIAGYYLLR; from the coding sequence ATGAGCGACCAGACCGTCCGCGAAACGCCGACCGAGGCGCTGGAAGTCGAGGGGCTCCCCGGCGCAGCCTCGGCAGGAACCGACTCGAGCAGCCACGCCGGCAAGGCGCTTCATGACTCCCCGCACGGCGCCGCGTCGCTCGAGCCCGGCAAGGCGGGGTCTGTGGAAGCAGGCAAGCCCGTGAACTGGAAGCCCCCGCCGCCCAAGACGCGTCCGGCCGCGAACGCCGCGCAGAAGGCTGGCATCGCCGTGAAGCCCGTGAAGGCGCCCAGCGCATCGAGCCCGGAGAAGGTCGGGCGGAAGCTCCCTCCACCGCCGCGGGTGCGGCTCACCGCGGGCGGGTCACGCGAGGAAGACGCGGATGGAAGCACGACCCGGTCGGACGACCTCGGAGACGCGGTGACCCCCGACGCGCCGCCGGCAGCCGCTCAAGCGCACGCCTCGCTCGCGGCTGCGTCGTACGACGGCGCGTTCGACGAGACCCCCGCCGCGGAGGCCGCCCATGGCGGCGGCGCGGCCGGGCGCTTCGCGGGCGAGGCGCCGGGAGCCGGCGAGCCGGACGAGGGCGGGCAGCGCCCCGACGGCATGGACGGCGCGGCGACACCGCCCGACGAGCCGCGCCGCCCCGAGGTCGTGCTGCGGCTGTTCGGCCGCACCGACGTGGGCCAGGTCCGCGAGCACAACGAGGACAACTTCATCGTCGCGGATCTCACGAACGCGAGCCGCGGCCTGATGGAGATGGACCGCTACCAGGTCGTCGGCGAGCGGGGCGCCCTGCTCGGCGTGTGCGACGGCATGGGCGGCGCCGCGGCCGGCGAGGTCGCGAGCCAGCTCGCGGTCGACATCATCTACCAGCGGATGAGCGCCGCCGGTCCCCCGGAGAACCACGACGAGCTCGCGGCGCGGCTGGTGCAGTCGATCGAGGCGGCGGGCCTCCGGATCTTCAGCGAGGCGAAGCTCGATCGGACCCGGCGAGGGATGGGGACCACCTCGACCATCGCCGCGCTCATGGACGATCACCTGTTCCTCGGGCAGGTCGGCGACAGCCGCGCGTACGTCCTCCGCGGCGATCGGCTCGTGCAGGTGACGCGCGACCAGTCGCTCGTGAACCAGCTCATCGAGGCGGGCCAGCTCACCGAGGAGGAGGCCGAGACCTTCGAGCACAACAACATCATCCTCCAGGCGCTCGGCACCGCGGACTCGGTGCAGGTCGACCTCACCTTCGTGGAGCTCAGGCGGGGCGACACGCTGATGCTCTGTTCCGACGGGCTCTCGGGCATGGTGCGGAACGAGGAGATCCGCGAGGTGCTGCGGACCGTCGACGATCCGATCGAGGCCTGCAAGGTGCTGACGGATCGGGCCAACCAGGCCGGCGGGCACGACAACATCACGGTGGTGGTCGCGAAGTTCGACGGCGACGGGCTCGCGCCGCCGGAGCTCGAGGACATCGAGGACCTCCGCTACCAGAAGTACGCGCTGCCCGAGCACCTCCTGGCGCAGAACGCCGCCGCGTCCGAGCCGGCGCGCAAGGTGAAGGAGCTCGACGAGAAGAAGATCTCGCAGCGCCCCCCCTCGCCGAAGTCGTGGCTCAGCAGCAGCGCCGACAGCGACGTGGACGACGACGGGGACGACTACGACCACGTCGCCTCGCCGCTGCCGGCCGACGACGCGCTGGACGAGCGCAACGCCCGCGCGCCCGTCCAGGGCGACGAGCCGATCATGATCCCGACCGACGGCGCGCCGCAGTGGCTGGTGATCTTGATGATCGTGAGCGCCGTCGCGTGCGTTACCATCGCCGGCTACTACCTGCTTCGTTAG
- a CDS encoding FHA domain-containing protein, with protein MTRPSLRGPLGSVICDVCGRDNAGDLTFCQDCGRRLKAREARVVPPTPPSGLPQVSLPALPAPAQAETPPPANDARAVARPPGPRGAPGRLRPEAPVFSFSPLNSARTEPAMPAAHGRAEGASRPAREGAATPAAGALDSAIQMVPALQAPKVTERGDAPAPPATPSITDAILGLSCPNCSGENPPGYRFCVTCGAPLNRKDGGAAAGAPQPVSQVSKRARGERGEPGAALSPGAPYMAPPPHEEIGTTARGLDDVTHVTHVTHVTPRHATPAEAAPPAARDERSGAGDAQQRGGAPARPPPPPLPPVALPPARLPPPAASGSSADKIVGSPVVDIASSQRAPVPPVECARCRGQCLAGTRFCKYCGAPLEGERPASERPARPATDRPQPAPALAPDARRDPHRPPHAAEPAGPLSTETGSAPPPSQQPLAPLRASLSARPPAWVPADTQPTRADTQPTRAPEGKLIVIVEDGTEGKSFPLAGPQIDIGRTEGEILLEDDQYVSPRHARIIPQEGSWVLRDLGSVNRIYLRIRKTHALRDGDLLLLGLEVLQFQTVNDGERGLGHAIQHGTLLFGSPAIHRRARLCQRTVEGVMRDVYHLYRDETVIGRETGDIVFTADPFLSRRHAAIRRNPATGEFTLSDLDSSNGTYVAIREDVSLLDRDFVRIGQHLFRVDLTR; from the coding sequence TTGACTCGACCGTCGCTCCGCGGTCCCCTCGGCAGCGTGATCTGCGATGTGTGCGGTCGCGACAACGCTGGCGATCTGACGTTCTGTCAGGATTGCGGTCGGCGGCTGAAGGCTCGAGAGGCGCGGGTCGTCCCGCCGACGCCGCCGAGCGGCTTGCCGCAGGTGTCGCTCCCGGCCCTGCCCGCGCCTGCACAGGCCGAGACGCCGCCGCCCGCGAACGACGCCCGCGCGGTCGCCAGGCCGCCGGGGCCTCGCGGCGCGCCGGGGCGCCTTCGCCCGGAGGCGCCCGTGTTCTCCTTCAGCCCGCTCAACTCGGCGAGGACGGAACCGGCGATGCCGGCGGCGCACGGCCGCGCGGAGGGCGCATCGCGCCCGGCGCGCGAGGGCGCCGCGACGCCGGCTGCCGGCGCGCTGGACAGCGCGATCCAGATGGTGCCAGCCCTGCAAGCGCCGAAGGTCACCGAGCGGGGCGACGCGCCCGCGCCTCCCGCGACGCCCTCGATCACCGACGCGATCCTGGGGCTCTCCTGCCCGAACTGCAGCGGGGAGAACCCTCCGGGCTACCGCTTCTGCGTGACGTGCGGCGCGCCGCTGAACAGGAAGGATGGCGGAGCGGCGGCGGGCGCTCCACAGCCGGTGAGCCAGGTGTCGAAGCGCGCCAGGGGAGAGCGCGGCGAGCCAGGCGCCGCGCTCTCCCCTGGCGCGCCGTACATGGCGCCCCCGCCGCACGAGGAGATCGGGACGACCGCGCGAGGTCTCGACGACGTCACGCACGTCACGCACGTCACGCACGTCACGCCCCGGCACGCAACTCCGGCGGAGGCCGCGCCGCCGGCGGCCCGCGACGAGCGCTCCGGCGCCGGAGACGCGCAGCAACGGGGCGGCGCGCCGGCCAGGCCGCCTCCGCCCCCGCTGCCACCGGTCGCCCTGCCCCCGGCGCGGCTGCCCCCGCCCGCGGCCAGCGGGAGCAGCGCCGACAAGATCGTCGGCTCGCCGGTCGTCGACATCGCGTCCTCGCAGCGGGCGCCCGTCCCGCCGGTCGAGTGCGCGCGCTGTCGCGGTCAGTGCCTGGCGGGCACGCGGTTCTGCAAGTACTGCGGCGCGCCCCTCGAAGGCGAGCGGCCCGCCTCCGAGCGCCCCGCCAGACCCGCCACCGACCGCCCGCAGCCAGCGCCCGCGCTCGCCCCGGACGCCCGGCGCGACCCGCATCGGCCCCCGCATGCTGCCGAGCCCGCCGGGCCGCTCTCGACCGAGACGGGCAGCGCGCCTCCGCCCTCCCAGCAGCCGCTCGCTCCGCTGCGCGCGTCCCTCTCGGCTCGCCCGCCGGCGTGGGTTCCGGCTGACACCCAGCCGACCCGGGCTGACACCCAGCCGACCCGAGCGCCCGAGGGCAAGCTCATCGTGATCGTCGAAGACGGGACCGAGGGAAAGAGCTTCCCCCTCGCCGGCCCGCAGATCGACATCGGCCGCACCGAGGGGGAGATCCTCCTGGAGGACGACCAGTACGTCTCGCCGCGGCACGCGCGGATCATTCCGCAGGAAGGGTCCTGGGTTCTCCGTGACCTGGGCAGCGTCAACCGCATCTACCTTCGCATCCGGAAGACGCACGCCCTCCGAGATGGCGACTTGCTCCTCCTGGGCCTCGAGGTGTTACAGTTTCAGACCGTGAACGACGGCGAGCGAGGCCTCGGCCATGCCATCCAGCATGGAACGTTGCTGTTTGGCTCGCCCGCCATCCACCGCCGGGCGAGACTCTGCCAGCGGACGGTGGAGGGCGTGATGCGGGACGTGTACCACCTCTACCGGGATGAGACGGTGATCGGACGGGAGACGGGAGACATCGTATTCACGGCCGATCCGTTCCTCTCGCGACGCCACGCCGCCATCCGGAGGAACCCGGCCACGGGGGAGTTCACGCTCAGCGACCTGGACTCGTCGAACGGGACCTACGTCGCCATCCGCGAGGACGTCAGCCTCCTCGATCGCGACTTCGTGCGCATCGGGCAGCACCTGTTCCGCGTGGATCTCACCCGATGA
- a CDS encoding tetratricopeptide repeat protein: MSGPRTNAPAPAIALAIAALLGPACAPALGDAYLAAMTAGERAYHAGRYREAARSFDDAASQALRVKDRDEARLMQARSFEREESWGEARASYERLLADSPRGPRSERAEFELADLAIEHGDADAGYAMLLTATLRHPSHGLARNALKRLIRREEERAGAAGALAWLRQRGPALRGTELDQDVAYHTALLLERSGDREAALRALVAAARAHPYPVGSLTDDALFHAAELAASLGRPEEAIGYLREMLSAREPAVTGSYDRGKFDDAQLEIARLYRDALGDRAAARRELHKLYTDHPASILRDDALWAEAKLWREDGRSKEACATAARIARELPESRYARCAHAICPSLPAAPRPCADYILRELDERKDP; encoded by the coding sequence ATGAGCGGCCCCCGCACGAACGCCCCCGCGCCGGCGATCGCCCTCGCGATCGCCGCGCTGCTCGGCCCTGCGTGCGCGCCGGCGCTCGGCGACGCCTACCTCGCCGCGATGACCGCCGGCGAGCGCGCCTACCACGCGGGGCGCTACCGCGAGGCGGCCCGCTCGTTCGACGACGCCGCGTCGCAGGCGCTGCGCGTGAAGGACCGCGACGAGGCGCGCCTCATGCAGGCGCGCTCGTTCGAGCGTGAGGAGTCCTGGGGCGAGGCGCGCGCGTCGTACGAGCGGCTGCTCGCCGACTCGCCGCGCGGGCCGCGCTCGGAGCGCGCGGAGTTCGAGCTCGCCGATCTCGCGATCGAGCACGGCGACGCGGACGCGGGCTACGCGATGCTGCTGACGGCGACGCTCCGCCACCCGTCGCACGGGCTCGCGCGCAACGCGCTGAAGCGGCTCATCCGGCGCGAAGAGGAGCGCGCCGGCGCGGCGGGCGCGCTCGCGTGGCTGCGGCAGCGCGGCCCCGCGCTCCGCGGGACGGAGCTCGATCAGGACGTCGCCTACCACACCGCGCTCCTCCTGGAGCGGAGCGGCGATCGCGAGGCCGCGCTGCGCGCGCTCGTCGCCGCCGCGCGCGCGCACCCGTACCCCGTCGGCAGCTTGACGGACGACGCCCTGTTCCACGCGGCGGAGCTCGCCGCGTCCCTCGGACGCCCCGAGGAGGCCATCGGCTACCTGAGGGAGATGCTCTCCGCGCGCGAGCCGGCCGTCACCGGCAGCTACGACCGCGGGAAGTTCGACGACGCGCAGCTCGAGATCGCGCGCCTCTACCGCGACGCGCTCGGCGATCGCGCGGCCGCGCGCCGCGAGCTGCACAAGCTCTATACGGACCACCCCGCGTCCATCCTGCGCGACGACGCGCTCTGGGCCGAGGCGAAGCTGTGGCGCGAGGATGGCCGGAGCAAGGAGGCGTGCGCCACCGCAGCCCGGATCGCCCGGGAGCTCCCAGAATCACGCTACGCGCGCTGCGCGCACGCGATATGTCCGTCGCTCCCGGCGGCGCCTCGCCCGTGCGCGGACTACATCCTCCGCGAGCTCGACGAACGGAAGGACCCTTGA
- the ltaE gene encoding low-specificity L-threonine aldolase — MQATIDLRSDTVTRPTAAMRAAMAAAEVGDDVYREDPTVRALEERVAELTGKEAALFVPSGTMGNQIALLCHTQRGDEVIVGEGAHCAFYESGAAPAWSGVQFAFAGRGGLFTAADVEDAIKPPQYYLPRTSLVAIENTHNRAGGRVFPQEDVLAIASVARAHGLALHLDGARLWNAAVAAGRTPAELAAPFDTVSVCFSKGLGAPVGSALCGSADVLRAALRFRKMLGGGMRQAGVLAAAALYALAHHQGRIAEDHEAARAIARAMRAAALHAAAPATIEEPETNILYIETPGIPAERLVEAARRRGVLVGATGRSAVRAVTHLDLAPEQVAPAASALAEALAEVLAQPRDRGAEGARA, encoded by the coding sequence ATGCAAGCGACGATCGATCTCCGCTCCGACACCGTGACCCGACCGACCGCGGCCATGCGCGCCGCCATGGCCGCGGCCGAGGTCGGCGACGACGTGTACCGGGAGGACCCCACCGTGCGGGCGCTCGAGGAGCGCGTCGCGGAGCTCACGGGCAAGGAGGCCGCGCTGTTCGTGCCGAGCGGGACGATGGGCAACCAGATCGCGCTCCTCTGCCACACCCAGCGCGGCGACGAGGTGATCGTGGGCGAGGGCGCGCACTGCGCGTTCTACGAGAGCGGCGCCGCCCCCGCCTGGAGCGGCGTGCAGTTCGCCTTCGCCGGGCGCGGCGGCCTGTTCACGGCGGCCGACGTCGAGGACGCGATCAAGCCGCCGCAGTACTACCTCCCGCGCACGAGCCTCGTCGCGATCGAGAACACCCACAACCGCGCAGGCGGCCGGGTCTTTCCGCAGGAGGACGTGCTCGCCATCGCGTCGGTCGCGCGCGCGCACGGGCTCGCGCTGCACCTCGACGGGGCGCGCCTCTGGAACGCGGCGGTCGCCGCCGGCCGGACGCCCGCCGAGCTCGCCGCGCCGTTCGACACGGTGAGCGTCTGCTTCTCGAAGGGCCTCGGCGCGCCCGTCGGCTCCGCGCTGTGCGGCAGCGCCGACGTGCTCCGCGCCGCGCTGCGCTTCCGGAAGATGCTCGGCGGCGGCATGCGGCAGGCCGGCGTGCTCGCGGCCGCCGCCCTGTACGCGCTCGCGCACCACCAGGGCCGCATCGCCGAGGACCACGAGGCCGCGCGCGCCATCGCGCGGGCGATGCGCGCGGCGGCGCTTCACGCGGCGGCGCCCGCGACGATCGAGGAGCCCGAGACGAACATCCTCTACATCGAGACGCCCGGCATCCCGGCCGAGCGGCTCGTCGAGGCCGCGCGGCGGCGCGGCGTGCTCGTGGGGGCGACGGGCCGGAGCGCCGTCCGCGCCGTGACCCACCTCGATCTCGCGCCGGAGCAGGTCGCGCCCGCGGCGAGCGCCCTCGCCGAGGCGCTCGCCGAGGTGCTGGCGCAGCCGCGCGATCGCGGCGCCGAGGGCGCGCGCGCATGA
- a CDS encoding GMC family oxidoreductase, with the protein MNGGIASSEPIVSGRDLPAGFDEPCDVVVVGSGAGGAVVAALLAEAGRRVIVLEEGPHVRPDDYQRWKPSESVRRLFREAGLFTALGVGQTPMISLTLGRAVGGSSVVTGGVCFRIPGSVHARWTRDLGLDALSERALEAAYESVEQRLEVREVPEALRSASTARLVEGARRLGIPMRPLRRNTGGACEGNGRCNFTCPAGAKRSVDVAYLPSATARGARVVADALVERIAVKRGRAVGVEGRLLGGEPGAPPRRFRVRAKAVVAACGTLHTPLLLRATGAFGASSGLGDGVTLHPAVRVVARFDDALNGWDGALQSVYSDHFDAEGIKLVGVYSAVNVLAAGLPGVGPALRRRASALSRCAVFGAMIHDEGGGRVRPGPGREPLVSYAMAPRDLARLRRSITILSEMALAAGAREVYTALLGAPPVTSMDAARAAERAPIDARRIECMAFHPLGSARVANDPRRGIVDQSGECFALPGLFVADGSILPTSIGVNSQVPIMAMATRIAWRMAERFPRLAAASPA; encoded by the coding sequence GTGAACGGCGGCATCGCGTCGAGCGAGCCGATCGTCAGCGGGCGCGACCTGCCGGCGGGGTTCGACGAGCCCTGCGACGTCGTCGTGGTCGGCTCCGGCGCCGGCGGCGCGGTCGTCGCGGCGCTGCTCGCCGAGGCGGGGCGGCGCGTGATCGTGCTGGAGGAGGGCCCCCACGTTCGCCCTGACGACTACCAGCGCTGGAAGCCCAGCGAGTCGGTGCGGCGGCTGTTCCGCGAGGCCGGGCTGTTCACCGCGCTCGGCGTCGGCCAGACGCCGATGATCTCGCTCACCCTGGGGCGCGCCGTCGGCGGATCGTCGGTGGTGACCGGCGGGGTCTGCTTCCGCATCCCGGGCAGCGTCCACGCGCGATGGACGCGCGACCTCGGCCTCGACGCGCTCTCGGAGCGCGCCCTCGAGGCGGCGTACGAGAGCGTCGAGCAGCGGCTGGAGGTCCGCGAGGTCCCCGAGGCGCTGCGCTCCGCCTCGACGGCGCGGCTCGTCGAGGGCGCGAGGCGGCTCGGCATCCCGATGCGCCCGCTCCGCCGCAACACCGGCGGCGCGTGCGAGGGCAACGGCCGGTGCAACTTCACCTGCCCCGCCGGGGCGAAGCGCTCGGTCGACGTCGCCTACCTGCCGTCGGCGACCGCGCGAGGCGCGCGCGTGGTCGCCGACGCGCTGGTCGAGCGGATCGCCGTGAAGCGCGGGCGCGCCGTCGGCGTCGAGGGGAGGCTGCTCGGCGGCGAGCCCGGCGCCCCGCCGCGCCGCTTCCGGGTGCGCGCGAAGGCCGTGGTCGCCGCGTGCGGCACGCTGCACACGCCGCTGCTCCTCCGCGCGACGGGCGCGTTCGGGGCGAGCTCCGGGCTCGGCGACGGCGTGACGCTGCACCCCGCGGTGCGCGTGGTCGCGCGGTTCGACGACGCGCTGAACGGCTGGGACGGCGCGCTCCAGAGCGTCTACTCCGACCACTTCGACGCCGAGGGGATCAAGCTCGTCGGCGTCTACTCGGCGGTGAACGTGCTCGCGGCGGGCCTGCCAGGCGTCGGGCCCGCGCTGCGGCGGCGGGCCTCCGCGCTGTCGCGCTGCGCCGTCTTCGGCGCCATGATCCACGACGAGGGCGGCGGCCGCGTCCGCCCCGGCCCCGGCCGGGAGCCGCTCGTCTCTTACGCGATGGCGCCGCGGGACCTCGCGCGGCTCCGCCGTTCCATCACGATCCTCAGCGAGATGGCGCTCGCCGCCGGCGCGCGCGAGGTCTACACCGCGCTGCTCGGCGCGCCGCCGGTCACGTCGATGGACGCCGCGCGCGCCGCCGAGCGCGCTCCGATCGACGCGCGCCGCATCGAGTGCATGGCGTTCCACCCGCTCGGGAGCGCGCGGGTGGCGAACGATCCGCGGCGCGGGATCGTCGATCAGAGCGGCGAGTGCTTCGCGCTGCCGGGGCTCTTCGTCGCCGACGGCTCGATCCTCCCCACGAGCATCGGCGTGAACTCCCAGGTGCCGATCATGGCGATGGCGACGCGCATCGCGTGGCGGATGGCCGAGCGGTTCCCGCGGCTCGCGGCGGCGAGCCCCGCGTAG